A single Candidatus Thalassolituus haligoni DNA region contains:
- a CDS encoding MFS transporter: MITTGTAAWWRITIALCLGSFMVFSNLYVTQPLLPMLATEFSVTPLQASYSLTLSTLTLGLSLLVYGPLSDVIGRKGLIVGSMCGAALTALLISQVSTFEQLLWLRGLQGVFLGGLPAIAVAYMADEFDADALMSAIGLYIAANSLGGIGGRLMGGFTGEHLGWGNAFLVVGILGACTWMLVAWLLPAPRRFIARPFNLPSMGQDLISHLTNPLLIPAFLFGGLNFFVFINQYSFITFVLEAEPYTLSPQFLGMLFLTYLSGTWGSTLSGKFSRRFGQANCMMVGSGLLMIGSLVTLIPWLSTIILGFLLNAFGFFFAHSSASAWVSRTAQHAKASASSLYLVFYYLGASTGGLYLNLFWQWQYWLGVVLGSLLVLAVTLALAAWLKHQTCKQQSRPSGRIAQESQSVS, encoded by the coding sequence ATGATCACAACCGGTACCGCCGCCTGGTGGCGAATCACCATTGCCTTGTGTCTTGGCTCTTTTATGGTGTTTTCAAACCTGTATGTCACCCAGCCACTGCTACCCATGCTGGCGACGGAATTCAGTGTCACGCCACTGCAAGCAAGTTATTCGCTGACCTTGTCGACGCTGACATTGGGATTATCACTACTGGTGTATGGGCCACTATCGGATGTTATTGGCCGCAAGGGACTGATCGTTGGCAGTATGTGCGGTGCCGCGCTCACCGCACTGTTAATCAGCCAGGTAAGCACCTTTGAGCAACTGCTCTGGCTACGGGGATTACAGGGTGTATTTCTCGGCGGCTTGCCAGCCATTGCAGTGGCGTATATGGCCGATGAATTTGATGCTGATGCGCTGATGTCAGCCATTGGGCTTTATATTGCGGCCAATTCACTCGGTGGTATTGGTGGTCGTCTGATGGGTGGTTTTACGGGCGAACATCTGGGCTGGGGCAATGCATTTCTGGTGGTGGGAATACTTGGCGCTTGTACCTGGATGCTGGTCGCCTGGTTGTTACCGGCCCCTCGCCGTTTTATCGCACGGCCGTTCAATCTGCCATCCATGGGGCAAGACCTTATCAGTCACCTGACCAATCCGCTCCTTATCCCGGCCTTTCTGTTTGGTGGCCTGAATTTTTTTGTATTTATCAACCAGTACAGCTTTATTACCTTCGTACTGGAGGCCGAGCCGTACACATTATCGCCACAGTTTCTCGGCATGCTGTTCCTCACTTATCTGAGTGGCACTTGGGGTTCCACCTTGTCTGGCAAGTTCAGCCGTCGCTTTGGCCAGGCCAATTGCATGATGGTGGGGAGTGGACTGCTGATGATCGGCAGTCTCGTTACCCTGATTCCCTGGCTATCCACGATTATTCTCGGATTTCTGCTGAATGCCTTCGGCTTTTTCTTCGCCCACTCCAGCGCCAGCGCCTGGGTCAGCCGTACGGCTCAACACGCCAAAGCCAGCGCCAGTTCACTCTATCTGGTGTTCTACTATCTCGGTGCCAGCACCGGTGGCTTGTACCTTAACCTGTTCTGGCAATGGCAATACTGGCTGGGTGTCGTACTGGGATCCCTGCTGGTGCTGGCCGTTACCCTCGCCCTGGCGGCATGGCTAAAACACCAGACTTGCAAGCAACAATCCCGTCCATCCGGTCGAATAGCGCAAGAAAGCCAGTCGGTATCCTGA
- a CDS encoding LysR family transcriptional regulator, which yields MDYKALTYFYHVATQQSFTRAAEVLEVAQPAVSMAIKRLEQQLQLTLFHRHERQISLTDEGERLYVQAQRIVQVMSDADLEMEELRGLEQGAVQLGTPSMLGSYHFPPIIMAFRHRYPNLTFSVYEGGAWQLQQMLEKGELDLAVIEAEDIPDTIEARTLMREEMRVVVDKDHPFASRTAVTPAEFLQEDLVLFRKGYFHRKVIDRLAEESGIQPRINFETNLLPLIRAIVKQGFGISTLLKMATEDDPELVTLSFDPPIVLDLCLAWRKDGYLSKANQAFVDFVLEHGKNSEVV from the coding sequence ATGGACTACAAGGCACTGACCTATTTTTATCACGTGGCCACTCAACAAAGCTTCACCCGTGCAGCCGAGGTGCTGGAGGTTGCCCAGCCGGCCGTCAGTATGGCGATCAAGCGTCTGGAGCAGCAACTGCAACTGACATTATTCCATCGACATGAACGCCAGATTTCACTGACCGATGAAGGCGAGCGGCTGTACGTACAAGCTCAGCGTATTGTGCAGGTGATGTCGGATGCCGATCTGGAAATGGAAGAGCTGCGCGGGCTGGAGCAGGGAGCTGTGCAGCTGGGGACTCCCAGTATGTTGGGTTCCTATCACTTCCCGCCGATTATTATGGCGTTCCGCCATCGCTACCCGAACCTGACCTTTTCGGTTTACGAAGGCGGCGCCTGGCAACTGCAACAAATGCTGGAAAAAGGCGAGCTGGATCTGGCTGTGATTGAAGCGGAAGACATCCCCGACACGATTGAAGCGCGTACCCTGATGCGTGAGGAAATGCGCGTCGTGGTCGATAAGGATCACCCGTTTGCCAGCCGAACGGCCGTTACCCCGGCAGAGTTTCTGCAGGAAGATCTGGTGCTGTTCCGCAAAGGCTACTTTCACCGCAAGGTGATTGACCGGCTGGCAGAAGAATCCGGCATCCAGCCGCGTATTAACTTCGAAACCAATCTGTTACCGCTGATACGCGCTATCGTCAAACAGGGGTTTGGTATTTCAACACTGCTGAAGATGGCCACTGAAGATGACCCGGAGCTGGTTACCTTGTCGTTCGATCCACCCATTGTGCTCGATTTGTGTTTGGCCTGGCGCAAGGATGGCTACCTGTCGAAAGCCAATCAGGCATTTGTGGATTTTGTGCTGGAGCATGGGAAAAACAGCGAGGTGGTATAG